The window atattgcacatGCAACAACTTCAACCCTAATGCATATTCAGCAATTATAAGGAACTTAACATTAAGTCATGGGCCCGATCTCCTATAAAACCTTAACATCTACCCCTATAAGTACGTATAAACAACTATTTCAAGGTCTGCCCCCTATAAAGCTAAATATTTCGAAAACTATCAGTAAACCTACAACTCAGGGCGTTGGTGAGAAGAATGTTTTAATCATGAGGTGACTGTGACTCACATTATACATATCGCTCATTCCATTAACTATTTCAGGTACAAGAGCAAACACTCCGCAGAGTTTATTTTTGCTTAAATTTAGGGAACCGATGTATTAAGTAGCTAGCTTTCTAACAAATTATTACATGTAAAGTACAGGCCCTACCGCCATCGAAACACCAAAACCAGATTCCTATTAATATGAACACAGCGTCGCGAACATGAACGTACAGGGCTTGAAGTAGAGTAACATTATATAATATCTATAAAGGATCCAAATATTACTGAAAACCTATAAATCATTACCGTTATTATAAGGGTCAATATCATACGTCTATGAGATGAAGCAACTTTTACGATATGGTGCTGTGACCGtcttaaaatgaaaattttatacGAAAACTATCTAATTTTAAACCTATTCGTTCCTAGTATCTATAGCTACTATAAAAcacttatatttaatttgatcaTTTTCAAGCCCCGTTTAATCCTATCAGAACATTTTTCAGACCAACGCCTTGGCCGGCCGCAACTGGAATCAAAGCCTTTGTGCTACACTACTGCATCATCTTCAACTTGAACCTCAGCACTAGGTACGAGATTATTCTAATAAATACGAAGAACCCGCACAGGGCTCCAACATCGATCCAAAAATTCGCGTGTTCCATTGACATTTCTGACAAGAACTTCGACGGTACACGGAAATGGCAGTATGCTTCTGAGCAATGTAGTTTTTCCCTGCCGTACCCATAGACGGACAGCATGGCTCCTTCGAAGCCGTATCTAACATAACTCAAGTACGTGAGCCATTGTAAGTAACTGGGAATTGCATTGAAGTTGACGAAGAATCCAGAGAATAACACTACTGGTATTGTGGTGACCGGGCCAAGGTAGACGCCTGTTTCTATCTTCATGGCAGCACCGATGAGAAGACCTAGCGACTGAGCGACGAGTGCTGTTAGTATGTTTATTGTAGTGAACATAAGCACTCGATCTGTCTGCATCGGTTGGCCTGTCATGAAGTAAACTATTATCACGTAGACTCCGCTGAAGACGATCTGGAAAGAGACAGGTGACGTTATTGACAGGGTCAATGCATAATTACTAATAGCGCAGCTATAGGTCGGTCCTAATTTGGACGAGTTGTGGAAAATGGAAATGAAAATTACACCCCAGTAATTCTGTTGACAACAGAACTACTGATTGACAGAACTAATGGTACAATAAATCCCAGGAATTCTGTTAACAAACCTAGGGGCACGCAGGAACATTCTCAACCTTGTAAGTactgtgtgcgtcaagctagcggcctcaaaaaaaaaatgggcacgaaaaaataatttgaccataccaaaaaatagtactcttattgaaaaaaatagtacctgttgtaaaaaaaatagtaccatcacggttctggatttatagccatgttttattgcacttgctagcttgacggtgagcgaaatttggcgagagttaacgacaaggtctttcgctttgatttaaacgccaaaaaatagtaccgaaatagtactcaccccctgcaaaataccgaaatgagtacttcaacggttccaaagttataaaggcagttctttgatcccgctggcttgacgttttgaaaatacctattatctagggaacgcttgcatacttcagtatgtaactaatgtcaataaactcgtatgaaatagtacttcctaccatcataattttgatccgattctctttgtagaaatatgtcaaaaagtcattctaacctatgtcatacatttatcaagacaggtaccgtcgcgaacaaaattattacacatgctcaagaagaatgttgtcagattttagtattttttccccatttttgggtaaaaattggtgaagtgtcagggttgtcagatgaaagtaatatcattgttgaaactctttgagttattctacaaatactgcaaattgtttattaacaaacacttcgatccgtaacaaattgaacatgaaggtataaattataaaataaaacagtaaattaaaaatgtattatgatgtattaaaatcacagattgttttcaataagaactagacccatgcagccattttctattaaaattattgcttatgggtgtatgcaatagcaattttttgtaatagcaacactctgaagtgcaaagaaatggtagggtagaccttcaaaatggcaatactggcgatggcaatacttacgaataaattgtgaggttatgtaattgtctacgtgactgtatcaacaacaaatgtatggcataggttatgatgattttttaacatatttttacaaagagaatcggatcaaaattatgatggtaggaagtactatttcatacgagtttattgacattagttacatactgaagtatgcaagcgttccctagataataggtattttcaaaacgtcaagccagcgggatcaaagaactgcctttataactttggaaccgttgaagtactcatttcggtattttgcagggggtgagtactatttcggtactattttttggcgtttaaatcaaagcgaaagaccttgtcgttaactctcgccaaatttcgctcaccgtcaagctagcaagtgcaataaaacatggctataaatccagaaccgtgatggtactattttttttacaacaggtactatttttttcaataagagtactattttttggtatggtcaaattattttttcgtgcccattttttttttgaggccgctagcttgacgcacacaattgATATTATAATACGTATTTTCGAGAATTTTGGCAatataaacatagctggcaacgAGGtttacacctctgcttaccccttcggggatacaggcatcATGCTgtgttaggtaagcagactatggaattctatttgcttcgatcctgatccACCTATATTCCCAATCGCCACCGTATGGATTGCCCCCAGGTGGCAATCGGGAATAAAATTTgcagtgtgcgtcaagctagcggcctcaaaaaaaaaatgggcacgaaaaaataatttgaccataccaaaaaatagtactcttattgaaaaaaatagtacctgttgtaaaaaaattagtaccatcacggttctggatttatagccatgttttattgcacttgctagcttgacggtgagcgaaatttggcgagagttaacgacaaggtctttcgctttgatttaaacgccaaaaaatagtatcgaaatagtactcaccccctgcaaaataccgaaagtagtacttcaacggttccaaagttataaaggcagttctttgatcccgctagcttgacgttttgaaaatacctattatctggggaacgcttgcatacttcagtatgtaactaatgtcaataaactcgtatgaaatagtactccctaccatcataattttgatccgattctctttgtagaaatgttaaaaaatcatcataacctatgccatacatttgttgttgatacagtcacgtagacaattacataacctcacaatttattcgtaagtattgccattttggaggtctaccctaccatttctttgcacttcagtgctgctattacaaaaaattcctattgcatacacccatatgcactaattttaatagaaaatggctgcatgggtctagttcttatcgaaaacaatctgtgattttaatacatcataatacatttttaatctgctgttttattttataatttataccttcatgttgaatttgttacggatcgaagtgtttgttaataaacaatttgcagtatttgtagaataactcaaagagtttcaacaatgatattactttcatctaacaaccctggcacttcaccaatttttacccaaaaatggggaaaaatactgaaatctgacaacattcttgaccatgtgtaataattttgttcgcgactgtactcgtcttgataaatgtatgacataggttataatgactttttgacatatttctacaaagagaatcaggtccaaattatgatggtagggagtactatttcatacgagtttattgacattagttacaaactgaagtatgcaagcattccccagataataggtattttcaaaacgtcaagctagcgggatcaaagaactacctttataactttggaaccgttgaagtactactttcggtattttgcagggggtgagtactatttcgatactattttttggcgtttaaatcaaagcgaaagaccttgtcgttaactctcgccaaatttcgctcaccgtcaagctagcaagtgcaataaaacatggctataaatccagaaccgtgatggtactaatttttttacaacaggtactatttttttcaataagagtactattttttggtatggtcaaattattttttcgtgcccatttttttttttgaggccgctagcttgacgcacacgtaaGTACTTTGGGAGCGAAGACACCGTGTACCAGTTATTCGagttttacgcggttattattataattaaaacacataatttagTCAtttcgtgatcatggcacttgcaacagttttgaaatgtcgggagtctcatatccctgatttaaacgcattaagaacccggtatattatgttttaattgtgTACCAAGTGTTCATCATAACCACTGTTGCTACGCACGATCGAATTCGTAAAATACATCCAGAGTGTGATACGCCTTAGTTAGCCAAcatctaaaatagtttttgtgtTGTTCTAAAGCTGCCTACCTGCTGCTATAACGGCAATAAAATAGCCAGTATCGATGAAAATGTACACAATCATATTTTGAATATAATTACCTGGAAGGGCAGATCCGCCATAGTCTTAGCGAAATAGAACGCCTTCAGCGAGTACCAGTAGTTAAGATGCTCTCTCACAAACACACTCATCTCTGTTGGGACTGAAACAAGACAAAAACCTTATAAAAAGAGTCGAACCATTCGAAATGAGGATCCTCTGCCTTGATTGTCCACAAAAGCAAACATGAGACGCTCTTCTTGATGTAGTATAACACCgtacaatatttacaaaaacatttatttcgtctacagacatacatacagggagttagtgacatcgtaacgaaaacattgagggataattgaaaccatgattctgagttgatatcacaaAATACCTACATGTAAGTATTGTAGGCATCATTGCCGTGAACATAGTGAACATCACAGTGAAGAAGATACAGCCAGCGTTGCTCATAACCTTCGCAGCATCAGACCCAATGTCATAATACAGGAACCCAATCAGTAGACCGACTACGGTATGGGAGCACAGCCTTAGATGCGTCAGCATTTGATCCCTGAGTATACTCCTAAAGGTCCTCTTCAGCAGGATCCAGAACTGCTTCCATCCTGATGTAGGGAATCCTGCTTTAACCGGCTTCTTGGTGAAACTTTCGCTGGAGTCGAGGAGTGATGTGGTGCAAGTTACAGGAGCCAAGTTGGTAACATTGGGTAGCGGTTGTTTTTCTGGGTTGAGGGCAGGTTCCGACATATCTATCACAGTGCAGGTTGGTTTATCTGGAAGTAAAAGAAAGCGTGGTGTAAAGTTTTTGAAGAACAATTTTAATGTAGATAGATTTAAACAAATAGCCTACATAAATCCTGCTGCCGGGCATAGGCTCCATCAATCACCCGGAGGgtcatggagcatactccacaaagCTGTTCCATtacgggttagtggaggtgacattatggctaatagccggtaccagcggcttaacgtgccgattTAAAGGTAGATTTTAAAAGATCCCTTTAAGCAGCTGACGGTAGCAGAATAAGACCTAATATTGACAATGATCACTAACATCTTTCTTCACTTTTTTCagttaaaatagataaaaaaatatttgtaatatgcTTAGGTTCCgcatatttaaacaaaaaatgaaATTTCGTCGTAAATAGGCTAAATCTAGAGAAAAGTAGTAGTGATCATATGTAAAATTGTTGAAAATGTATATGCTACATGACCATAAtgatatattgtttattttcgaAACGTCGATCTGTTCATTATGTGGCGTATGAAAAACGGTGACATGTTAtcgtaacatattatacatcaatatcTTCAATAAAAttggggttcgaatcccggtgaggacggGACGTAtcacaataaatttatttttaatctctagtttggttaggacattacaagctgatcacccgaatgTCCAAAAGTTACCCGTGGTGctgggtactacttactgatgtaagtacgtagccgttacatgagccatgtcaagaacctttggcggctcaattcaaattcaaattcaaaaatatctttattcggttggtaacatagttacactttgaatcgtcattttttacgtaacgaacgtctcatccacctaaaactactgcatcttctcacaacctgtatagccggggaaaagaagctgcaagaaaaacctcggcacagggccctagaagttcttaaaaataaaaataaacataaaatattggtatacaattgagtaatttagctgcctaatatcagttctcaaacagttaatcccatgcattcatatcttctaaataatcactaactttataataaccttttttgtaaagtttttgtttaactgctgtcttaaaacagttgaaaggcaaattctgaaatAATGACTCTGACACcaaaagaagaagatagaagaagaataaaattggTCGAAGTTTGAACATCAATTTCTGATTCTACGTCATTACAAGGCGCAAGGTCTTGCAGCTGTTATATAGCACAAATTAACGGACTAAGCACAACGTGTAGGTAATAATTTACTTCTAAATGTAGCTTATATTTAGAATGAAATAGTTTTAATTGTTGACACTGACTGACATTGCAATGTCTTACGTAAGTAAAATTATGCAGTACGTAGGATAATTATACCTGTTTGTAGTGAAAAATTGTAGCcaagaaaagaaatatttatattgagTATGAATACTGTATTAGAACAGAAGAATCAACGCAATAGCACcgacattttaaatattttatgctcTATTCTTATACCGTAAGTATTTACttagaaaaacaaatgaaaagttcatttttatatttaatacagtacatcacaaacttataaagttatttattttttaatcgacgtcaaaaaagaagaaggttCTCTTTTCCTCGAGATCTTAGATCTTTTTATATCAGTAAGACCCAACCAGCTCTGAGCTAATGTGCGattggaaaacgcaaaagggggcccaaagagacctggcgacgttcGATTGACCgagaattaaaaactctcgaCATGACATGAGAGTAAGTTAAACAGGCTTACATCCTAACAGGACACATAAAAGGATTACAAGACGAAAACACGATAAAAGTACATCAAATATCTTGGCTTCAAAAGTGCTGCGAACTGGACCTTTGAGATAATcgtcaatcaactggagggtaGGGGGTAGGGGGTCGATGTGACGCATTCGagaaggtgttttatttataagattaagtgtttgttatttgtcccataaatcaattacaataatataatgtcCTAATGTTTTCTGTATATTTATCTATTTGTACactctcgtgtaagttgttttcaTTAGTTTTGTTAATTGTAAGGTATGTATTCcgtatttacttttataatcaTTTGTTACTGTGGAGATTATATAGGGACTAACACACTTACCATGAGATTGATtgactgattgattgattgattgattgattgttggtgagattattaaaaaaaacttagatGTCACTTACCTATAACAATTTCCGTAGTCTCATTCTTGGGTGCGTTGTTCTTAGTCGCGAGATTGTTGTAGATGTAGTTGCTGTTCTGTGGCacggaggatgatgatgatgatgtggacTGTCCTCGGCCGCAGTTGCCCTTGTTCACCGCCATCACCAGCTTGTGCACCCAGTCACCATGCTCGCCGGTTGCCACTTCCATTActggaaataattaaattcaatttacaCAACCATATCATACAACATAAACcacagacgaagggtagcttgtctgtcggtccttcataggatacacttcgatgagtgtgcgcaggaacttcacgagttaattccacccactcctttccatctacggacaactaggcgtcggcggggatttcatccttatgttgtggatataccaccaatccgcactaaacgttttgcctcttcctttctGATGCGAATAGCGAAGGAtcggaactgtctgccgtcgtctgtttttccaactcgttataatctgggagtcttcaagcgtgatccaccctagactacatcgtcacttaccatcaggtgagattgtggtcaaaagcGAGtctgtattatttaaaaaaaaaaacaagctcaTGACGATATCTCAAGTAGTCAGCAATGGATGTACcattgcaaaatgaactaagcacccacacctcttCAAGATCTTTTAGACTTTCctttacttatgtaaaaataaaatgttgcttgatatttagatctttgtatagaattatgttgctagttgctactatattgcttctatttattttgtttagcataataatggttggaagatgtgttgtgcctgggtgaacTATCAagggttttattttttacccaaaaacaacGGCTGAGTTCTCTGCTCGTAGGAAGCGGGAAAAATATAGGGAGTAAGAAGGTCGCTACATTTTTATCCCGCTTGCTGTTGAAACGACGGGTTGTTGGGGTAGCGATGCTAAAAAATTTATAGCGGAAATCGGACGTCGTTTAAGAGAGAGTGGAGATGACCCCCGTGCcggattgttcttggcgcaaaggttgtccattgctgtacagcgaggaaatgcggctagtgtaatgggcaccttcgcgcccggattagtcaggggcgggctttttggcgagtgcagtaaatagcattatttttgttaactatTTATGTAATTCCGTGTTTAGTAGTAGTATTAAAATAGAAGGAGTAATAGTATTTTCATGTTTaggtacattaaaaaaaaacaaagatataaaaTGCATATGTCCAAAATGAATAGAAATCCATGAAATTTGAACATTAAACACAACTTCATACAGCACCATCAATATTGTTATTAGAGAACGTGGCAGGGAAATGTCCCTCATTGGAGCAATCATAGGTACGGTATGTacacattttggtaccatgtcacattaacttttttgacaaattgaactgtaactctcactaaatgtcaaatatattagtgcgacagagtcctaaagtgggtaagtacattatattgctcatgactgtactcacgCTTCAAGGAATTTTCTGTTGGGCGCAGAGTAGTGAGCGTCGAAATAATTGATTGGATGTTGCGTGCATTCTGAAGCTCAGCGTACTAAACATTGGCATAGGTTTCGGAATGATAGCAGTAGCCATTAACAACATAATAGAAACACACCTGCGATTCTGACGTGAAGATGGCCAATGTATGAGACATACCATTTAGCGctcaaagcttttaagtacaaatcttaataatattagaacattttttactccactcgtacatacccttcaattgtgcattattttgtgaaacccatctatgtacattgtggagaacaaataaaaagatctttattattattattttagctcAAAATGCGTACAATCTTTCTgcgtatattttattaagatatgtgaTATAACATAGGCGATCCTGACGTTCCCACAGAGTAGGTTTCTGttctaatctaaatatataaaaggagaaactgactgactgacatatcaacgcacagcctaaacggctaaacgtaggcacttgaaatttggaagggacgtagcttaggtaccgtagaggtgcactaagaaaggaattcccagaacttccacgggaacgggaatcagcgggaaaatccttttgtatgaaaaatctaaaccgcttaagttagacgcttgaaatttggcatgcaggtaccttagttaacttaaagcttagttgcaacaggatatggaaaaattcccacggaaacgggagttagcgggaagaaatatttacatgaaaaaatctaaactgcataagttagatgcttgaaatttgatatgcactcccacgcacacaaagatctctcttttataacacgccacgcggacgaagtcgcgggcaaaatctagttctatacataatcatcatccccctagcatcatcccgtttttcacagggtcacaacctaatctgaagatttgacaggaccggtttttttacagaagtgactgctagttctatacatagtattattcttgaTACTACGCCATAATTTGAAGTTTTACACTCCACCCAGTGTACGTACCtactaatttaaataataatagtctTAAAGACAAGTGTCCATCAGCGACGGTTGAGGAAAAATACTGTCAAGGTTATGGCAATAGTAATGTCGAGGTTATAAGATGTTTCGTTGTTAGGCAACCCATTGACACGCATTGTTTTACATCCGGGAGTGTATTATTGTCATTCATGGCTATCCTGATAATAACAGCTCTACTAGACCGCACGTAATGAAGTTTTCGACTCGTGTCCTAATTCATGCTACCAATTTATTTAGTTCAAAAATTTGATACACTGTTAAGTGTAGTGTGTGTACTGTGTGTTGTTGTTAATTGatacagggttgatgaggttggtatcctcacaacccacatgataggagATGTGATACACTTTGCATTTTGCTTACCATTTAAGTACTTCCAATTTAGCAGAAAAACCAGCTCTGTGTACGTAATTTTATGAAACacttaagaataataaaaaagaataaacagCTAAAACGTGGGTTAAGCCGACCTGGCATTTTAACCCTAATGGCAGAGCTGTTAACGCTGAAATATGGTCATTTTATTACTGCGGCGCACATACCATGCTCTTGACTTTTAATCTTACACTTCTTGTCCTTGTACTTTGTACGGTACGGTTCCTCACTTCATTCTTAGTAGATACTTTGTTCTGAACACGTGTGGGTCTGCCCAAACGACGGGCAGAAAAAGTGTTACTTTCTATATCATAAAgctgaataaaataaagtaaaaaactcACCGTAATCAGCAGGATTGTGATAACTCGGGCAGTGGAGTCCCATCGACGACAGGAATGGCACCAGCCCGCTGACGCGCCCCTGGTATATGCACTGCCCTTCCGTCAACGTGTACAAAAAGTCAAACATCTCGAAAAGTCTCGCGGACGG is drawn from Pectinophora gossypiella chromosome 7, ilPecGoss1.1, whole genome shotgun sequence and contains these coding sequences:
- the LOC126368170 gene encoding ATP-binding cassette sub-family G member 1, yielding MTTGMKMESKGTQIHLPLMGRGSRGELSDKVMFSVKSPPEQLNNGQLLGGSQMNLCNGGAGASMTGLVPKIPNGLGDQKKPMATLTHLPKRPPVDIEFSDLSYSVSEGRKRGYKALLKCINGTFRSGELTAIMGPSGAGKSTLMNILAGYKTSNVSGSILINGKERNLRRFRKLSCYIMQDDCLLPHLTVREAMFVSANLKLGKDMTAAAKKIVIDEILEMLGLVEASDTRTINLSGGQKKRLSIALELVNNPPVMFFDEPTSGLDSSSCFQCISLLKSLARGGRTIICTIHQPSARLFEMFDFLYTLTEGQCIYQGRVSGLVPFLSSMGLHCPSYHNPADYVMEVATGEHGDWVHKLVMAVNKGNCGRGQSTSSSSSSVPQNSNYIYNNLATKNNAPKNETTEIVIDKPTCTVIDMSEPALNPEKQPLPNVTNLAPVTCTTSLLDSSESFTKKPVKAGFPTSGWKQFWILLKRTFRSILRDQMLTHLRLCSHTVVGLLIGFLYYDIGSDAAKVMSNAGCIFFTVMFTMFTAMMPTILTFPTEMSVFVREHLNYWYSLKAFYFAKTMADLPFQIVFSGVYVIIVYFMTGQPMQTDRVLMFTTINILTALVAQSLGLLIGAAMKIETGVYLGPVTTIPVVLFSGFFVNFNAIPSYLQWLTYLSYVRYGFEGAMLSVYGYGREKLHCSEAYCHFRVPSKFLSEMSMEHANFWIDVGALCGFFVFIRIISYLVLRFKLKMMQ